The Buttiauxella selenatireducens genome has a window encoding:
- a CDS encoding cytochrome b/b6 domain-containing protein yields MKSATIHSVWLRLCHWVNVLAMLIMVTSGWRIYNASPLFDAMFPDNLTLGGWLGGAIQWHFAGMWLFGINGVVYLLINIFSGRLKRKFFPLTIQGIFADFKDALRGKLAHADLSKYNMVQKLAYLFVMCDGVLLVVSGLVVWKSVQFPLLNTLMGGFDAARYVHFFAMSAMVGFVVIHLIMVMLVPKTLLTMLRGR; encoded by the coding sequence ATGAAAAGCGCAACAATTCATAGTGTTTGGTTACGGCTATGCCACTGGGTTAATGTCCTGGCAATGCTCATTATGGTGACCAGTGGATGGCGCATTTATAACGCCTCGCCGCTGTTTGATGCCATGTTCCCTGATAACTTAACGTTGGGCGGGTGGTTAGGCGGCGCAATTCAATGGCATTTTGCGGGTATGTGGCTATTCGGTATTAATGGCGTCGTTTACCTGTTGATCAATATATTCAGTGGCCGCCTGAAGAGGAAGTTTTTCCCGTTAACTATTCAAGGCATCTTTGCTGATTTTAAAGATGCACTTCGCGGAAAACTCGCTCATGCCGATCTAAGCAAATACAACATGGTTCAGAAACTGGCTTATTTGTTTGTGATGTGTGATGGCGTGTTATTAGTGGTTTCCGGTCTGGTGGTATGGAAATCGGTTCAATTCCCGTTACTGAATACGTTAATGGGTGGCTTTGATGCCGCAAGATATGTTCATTTCTTTGCTATGTCGGCAATGGTCGGCTTCGTTGTTATCCATTTAATTATGGTCATGCTGGTGCCTAAAACACTGTTAACCATGCTACGTGGCCGCTGA
- a CDS encoding WbuC family cupin fold metalloprotein codes for MKSITLNDMQKQSEAAASSPRLRAHRNFHPELSDPVQRLAVAMEPGTYVRPHRHPHTFELLFALRGRFLVLNFDDNGTVTHRVVLGEECKALEMDAGTWHTVLSLDHGGVIFEVKQGGYQPVAEQDYVSWAPAEGEKGTTEMMKWYALAQVGDGGFTL; via the coding sequence ATGAAATCAATCACCCTCAATGACATGCAAAAACAGAGCGAAGCCGCAGCAAGCTCTCCACGCCTGCGCGCGCACCGAAACTTTCACCCTGAATTAAGCGATCCCGTACAGCGACTGGCTGTTGCCATGGAACCGGGGACTTACGTTCGACCGCATCGCCACCCACACACTTTTGAGCTGTTATTTGCACTCCGTGGGCGCTTCCTGGTGTTGAATTTTGATGACAACGGGACGGTGACTCATCGCGTGGTGTTGGGCGAAGAATGCAAAGCGCTGGAGATGGATGCCGGCACCTGGCATACGGTTCTGTCTTTGGATCATGGAGGCGTGATTTTTGAAGTGAAGCAAGGTGGCTATCAACCCGTTGCAGAACAAGACTATGTCTCCTGGGCACCCGCCGAGGGTGAAAAAGGAACAACTGAGATGATGAAGTGGTACGCGCTGGCACAGGTTGGTGACGGAGGTTTTACTTTGTAA
- a CDS encoding LuxR C-terminal-related transcriptional regulator: protein MIDVIIYSKNHYVGLGLTSLFKSYRQTYDLSVYQCQSYLSALRQVKKAKLIFYDEHEGAEQTKKQIYLIKKLNPDIKVFSLASGREYNFKNLTRTYIDKKHTFIFSPLERIIKEIQCIKWNVPALDREIDYSDKTQINISTLPRLTERESIILSLIMKGKCNARISSLLDIAPKTTSGHRRSLFRKIKVRGLVELYDYMH, encoded by the coding sequence ATGATTGATGTTATTATTTACAGTAAGAACCATTATGTGGGGTTAGGCCTGACTTCATTATTTAAGTCCTACAGGCAGACGTATGATTTGTCGGTATACCAATGCCAGTCCTATTTGTCAGCATTGAGGCAGGTAAAAAAAGCCAAGCTCATTTTTTATGATGAGCATGAAGGTGCAGAACAGACCAAAAAACAAATTTACCTCATAAAAAAACTAAACCCTGACATTAAAGTATTTTCCTTGGCTAGTGGCAGAGAATACAACTTTAAAAACTTAACTCGCACTTACATTGATAAGAAACACACTTTCATATTCTCCCCGCTTGAGAGAATAATAAAAGAAATCCAATGCATTAAGTGGAACGTACCGGCACTGGACAGAGAGATCGATTACTCTGACAAAACACAGATAAACATCAGCACCTTGCCAAGGCTAACCGAGCGGGAGTCCATCATACTCAGTCTCATTATGAAGGGAAAATGCAATGCAAGAATATCGTCACTGCTTGATATTGCACCCAAGACCACCAGCGGTCATCGACGGAGTCTCTTCAGGAAAATTAAAGTTCGTGGTTTAGTCGAATTGTATGACTACATGCACTAG
- a CDS encoding sensor histidine kinase → MKRRLPFQVKLFLSLVGFSCLLLALLGAILFHVLDRQLHRDLGQRARVQATQIALMPGLAEKVAARDVSGIAHLIQPLRNQSDASYIVIGDVREQHLYHSESPERLHLPMIGGDNAEVLQGKTIISMRKGGIGVSLRSKAPILDANNQVIGIVSVGYLTSYIANINARLLWQAGLYGLLLLILLFIFSWMFTRNVKRQMFWLEPKEIALLVLQQKALLEAMYEGIFAVNAEKQLILINRAARELLDIRQPENELIGKPIEQIVQTPLTFFDPTSVVDNRSLHDQITVLNQREVIVNRVPIEVEPGAERGWVFSFRDKNDINTLSSQLSQVKRYADNLRIMRHEQLNWTATLAGLLQMQRYDDAMRYIQAQSEGAQAVLDFVSTRITSPCLCGLLLGKFVSAREKGIELAFDPACQLTRIPTGISETALMSVIGNLLDNAVDATLKAHNSAAPVELYISDRNQELLIEVADQGVGIEDALKPHIFEQGVSSKPSDVHEMAGSDHGIGLYLAAGYINQAGGSIEVTDNSPQGTIFSVFIPFPGSVSTGQHHE, encoded by the coding sequence ATGAAACGCAGATTACCTTTTCAGGTGAAACTCTTTTTATCTTTGGTGGGGTTTTCCTGCCTGCTGTTAGCCCTGTTGGGGGCGATCTTGTTTCATGTTCTTGACCGCCAACTTCATCGAGATCTAGGCCAGCGCGCACGGGTTCAGGCCACTCAGATTGCATTGATGCCGGGGCTTGCTGAGAAAGTCGCCGCCAGGGATGTGTCAGGGATTGCACATTTGATTCAACCCCTGCGCAATCAAAGTGATGCCAGTTATATCGTGATTGGCGACGTGCGTGAACAGCATCTCTATCACTCCGAATCACCGGAGCGGCTACATCTGCCGATGATTGGCGGTGATAACGCAGAGGTTTTGCAGGGGAAAACCATTATCTCCATGCGTAAGGGGGGAATCGGTGTTTCATTGCGCAGCAAAGCCCCTATTCTCGATGCCAACAATCAGGTCATTGGCATTGTTTCGGTCGGCTACCTCACCTCCTATATCGCCAATATTAATGCTCGTCTGCTCTGGCAAGCCGGTTTATATGGCCTGTTGCTTTTAATACTGCTGTTTATTTTTTCGTGGATGTTTACCCGCAACGTCAAAAGGCAGATGTTTTGGCTTGAGCCAAAAGAGATCGCATTGCTGGTGCTACAACAAAAAGCGCTGCTGGAAGCGATGTATGAAGGGATATTTGCGGTTAACGCCGAGAAACAGCTGATCTTAATTAACCGTGCCGCACGGGAATTACTGGATATTCGCCAGCCCGAAAATGAACTCATTGGCAAACCCATTGAGCAAATCGTGCAAACCCCGCTGACTTTTTTTGACCCAACGAGTGTGGTAGATAACCGCAGCCTCCACGATCAAATCACGGTATTGAATCAACGCGAAGTGATCGTCAACCGCGTGCCTATTGAAGTGGAACCCGGCGCTGAAAGGGGTTGGGTCTTTAGCTTTCGCGACAAAAATGACATCAACACCTTGAGCAGCCAGTTGAGCCAGGTGAAACGCTATGCCGACAACCTGCGTATCATGCGCCATGAGCAACTGAACTGGACCGCGACACTGGCCGGTCTGCTACAAATGCAGCGTTATGACGATGCGATGCGCTACATTCAGGCGCAATCCGAAGGCGCACAGGCGGTGCTGGATTTTGTCTCCACGCGCATCACTTCCCCATGTTTGTGCGGCCTGTTATTGGGAAAATTCGTCAGCGCGCGGGAAAAAGGCATTGAGCTGGCGTTCGATCCAGCCTGCCAGCTCACCCGCATTCCCACTGGTATCAGCGAAACGGCACTGATGTCAGTGATTGGCAATTTGCTGGATAACGCGGTCGACGCCACGCTAAAAGCCCACAATAGTGCAGCGCCTGTAGAGCTTTATATTTCGGACAGAAATCAGGAATTGTTGATTGAAGTCGCCGATCAGGGTGTCGGAATTGAGGATGCATTAAAACCCCATATCTTTGAGCAAGGGGTGTCGAGCAAACCTTCAGACGTGCATGAGATGGCAGGCTCGGATCATGGCATCGGCCTGTATCTGGCTGCGGGATATATCAATCAGGCCGGCGGCAGTATCGAAGTCACAGACAATTCGCCACAAGGTACGATATTTTCTGTTTTTATTCCGTTCCCCGGGAGCGTTTCAACAGGACAACACCATGAGTAA
- a CDS encoding ABC transporter permease: MSPLLRKWQSLPRGVVVLITALVIYIPLSFIVIQSFLSAPFFAPSKEWSLESFGFIFTDPDFFKALKSGFILAFGLVIIAIPLGGILAFLMVRTDLPGRRLIEPLILVPIFVSPMVLGFGYVVAAGPVGFFSLWAQSVLGFVPWNIYDMSSIVVIAGLTHVPHAYLYISSALRSVGSDVEEAARIAGASPLQVMTAVSLPMVRPSILYASVLLFFLGLEVFGLMLVLGDPEGNMVLATYLYQLTNKLGTPSYHLMAAVAVVLICITIPLVMLQRRLMRTANRFVTVKGKASQARALPLGKWRWVAGAVVAFWLTVTIGVPLMGVVLRAFISNWGVGVSLWDELSLNTFRNIWEQPNLLRAIINSMAIGVIGGALAVACYLFIGIAMHRKPDNVTRFLDYSVLVPRAVPGLLAGLAFLWVFLFLPMWLDSALKSGWLSGMPWSQWLRDNLVVWLRSLRSTIFSVWLAYTVVWMAYGLRLISSTLLQVGPELEEAARSTGATRGQITRHVTIPLSRYGLIGSWLLMFLIFEREYSTGVYLLSPGTETIGSMLVSLWAAGAIDIVAALSFINILLVVVGLGIALRFGVKLHD; encoded by the coding sequence ATGAGTCCATTACTCAGAAAGTGGCAGAGCCTGCCGCGCGGTGTTGTGGTGTTGATAACCGCGCTCGTTATCTACATTCCACTCTCGTTCATCGTTATCCAAAGTTTTCTTTCCGCGCCATTCTTTGCGCCGTCAAAAGAGTGGAGCCTCGAATCCTTCGGGTTTATTTTTACCGATCCTGATTTCTTCAAAGCGCTGAAAAGTGGTTTTATTCTGGCATTCGGACTGGTGATTATTGCCATTCCGCTTGGTGGAATTCTGGCGTTTCTGATGGTGCGCACCGATTTACCCGGCCGACGTTTGATTGAGCCGCTGATCCTGGTGCCCATTTTTGTCTCACCAATGGTGCTGGGGTTTGGCTATGTGGTCGCCGCAGGTCCAGTAGGTTTCTTCTCGCTGTGGGCGCAGTCGGTTCTCGGTTTCGTGCCATGGAACATCTACGACATGTCGAGCATCGTGGTTATCGCGGGCCTGACACACGTTCCGCACGCCTATCTTTACATCTCTTCTGCACTGCGCAGCGTGGGTTCCGATGTTGAAGAAGCGGCGCGTATCGCCGGGGCATCGCCGTTACAGGTCATGACGGCAGTCAGTTTGCCCATGGTGCGCCCGTCGATTCTCTATGCTTCGGTTTTGCTGTTCTTCCTCGGTCTGGAAGTGTTCGGGCTGATGCTGGTGCTCGGTGATCCTGAAGGCAACATGGTGCTGGCGACTTATTTGTATCAGTTGACCAATAAGCTCGGCACGCCGTCATATCACTTGATGGCTGCGGTTGCCGTTGTGCTGATTTGCATCACTATTCCGCTTGTAATGTTACAACGTCGCCTGATGCGTACCGCCAACCGCTTCGTCACGGTCAAAGGTAAAGCGTCGCAGGCGCGTGCATTGCCGCTGGGGAAATGGCGCTGGGTGGCGGGTGCGGTGGTCGCATTCTGGCTGACGGTGACCATTGGCGTTCCATTGATGGGTGTCGTGCTGCGTGCTTTTATCTCCAACTGGGGCGTTGGGGTTTCCCTTTGGGATGAGCTGTCGCTCAACACGTTCCGCAATATCTGGGAACAACCCAATTTGCTGCGCGCCATCATCAACTCCATGGCGATTGGTGTTATCGGCGGCGCACTCGCCGTGGCCTGTTACCTGTTTATCGGTATCGCCATGCATCGCAAACCTGACAACGTTACGCGTTTTCTGGATTACAGCGTGCTCGTACCCCGCGCGGTTCCTGGGCTGTTGGCTGGTCTGGCATTCTTGTGGGTGTTCCTGTTCTTGCCAATGTGGCTCGATAGCGCGCTTAAATCTGGCTGGCTTTCCGGTATGCCGTGGTCGCAATGGCTGCGGGATAACCTGGTGGTCTGGTTACGTTCACTGCGCAGCACTATTTTCAGCGTCTGGCTGGCGTACACCGTGGTGTGGATGGCGTACGGCTTACGGCTCATCTCTTCAACGCTGCTGCAAGTGGGGCCGGAGCTTGAAGAAGCCGCGCGCAGCACCGGCGCGACTCGCGGGCAAATCACTCGCCACGTCACCATCCCGTTATCGCGTTACGGCCTGATTGGTTCATGGCTGCTGATGTTCCTGATATTCGAACGTGAATATTCAACGGGTGTGTACCTGCTTTCACCGGGAACCGAAACCATCGGTTCGATGCTGGTGTCCCTGTGGGCCGCAGGTGCCATTGATATTGTCGCAGCGCTTTCGTTTATTAACATCCTGCTGGTGGTGGTAGGTCTGGGTATTGCCCTTCGCTTTGGAGTCAAATTACATGATTGA
- a CDS encoding YdgH/BhsA/McbA family protein, with protein sequence MKRIAVATALFMAAGSFSAFAATTSEMAPAQAKEITKVALKKAKEDMMGHKKVGTISGSASTSDDLDAKFARAATEMGAKYFVITSLNTHTEAYGTADLYN encoded by the coding sequence ATGAAAAGAATTGCAGTGGCAACCGCTTTATTCATGGCAGCAGGTTCTTTCTCAGCGTTTGCTGCGACGACCTCAGAAATGGCTCCAGCTCAGGCTAAAGAAATCACCAAAGTTGCATTGAAGAAAGCTAAAGAAGATATGATGGGGCATAAAAAAGTTGGCACCATCAGCGGTAGTGCATCCACCAGCGATGATCTGGATGCTAAATTCGCGCGTGCTGCAACAGAAATGGGGGCAAAATACTTCGTTATTACTTCTTTGAATACCCATACTGAAGCATACGGCACAGCGGATCTTTATAATTAA
- a CDS encoding molybdopterin-dependent oxidoreductase, which yields MSEKKKSINSALDTRAFINEANNIIAKKLDGEKRRLFLKQGLTLGGIVMLTGCDISDNSSVDKALTTMSGFNDRVQAWLFDGQRLAPVYTESQMTRPFPFNAYYGEDDAPVIDPNNYELDIAGLVSDKRSWTLPMLHKMSSVSQITRHICVEGWSAIGKWGGIPFADFLKIIGADLTAKYVSFKCEDDYYTSIDMATALHPQTLLALTYDGQILPRKYGFPMKLRMPTKLGYKNPKHIKVIEVTNQYPGGYWEDQGYNWFGGS from the coding sequence ATGAGCGAAAAAAAGAAGAGTATTAATTCTGCACTTGACACCAGGGCTTTTATTAACGAAGCGAACAATATTATTGCCAAAAAATTAGATGGCGAAAAGAGACGCTTGTTCCTGAAACAAGGCTTAACGCTTGGTGGCATTGTTATGCTTACCGGATGCGATATCAGTGACAATAGCAGCGTGGATAAAGCGTTGACGACAATGTCAGGTTTTAACGATCGTGTTCAGGCCTGGCTGTTTGACGGGCAGCGACTTGCACCGGTTTACACAGAATCGCAAATGACCCGACCGTTTCCTTTTAATGCTTATTATGGTGAAGATGACGCACCGGTAATTGACCCAAATAATTACGAATTAGACATTGCTGGACTGGTGTCGGATAAACGCAGCTGGACACTGCCGATGTTGCATAAAATGAGCAGCGTGAGCCAAATTACCCGACACATCTGCGTTGAAGGCTGGAGTGCCATTGGTAAATGGGGAGGGATTCCTTTTGCGGACTTCCTTAAAATAATTGGTGCCGATTTGACGGCTAAGTATGTCAGCTTCAAATGTGAAGATGATTATTATACCAGTATTGATATGGCAACAGCGTTGCACCCACAAACGTTGTTGGCATTAACCTATGATGGTCAGATTTTACCGCGAAAATATGGCTTCCCTATGAAATTAAGGATGCCAACAAAGCTAGGTTATAAAAACCCTAAGCATATTAAAGTGATTGAAGTAACGAACCAATATCCAGGCGGATATTGGGAGGACCAGGGATATAACTGGTTTGGTGGAAGTTAA
- a CDS encoding fimbrial biogenesis chaperone — MFKKLIPAGVSLALLLGMNYANAALSLSNTRVIIDGQSSNSVEVINGSSSRYGVQSWVEDSAGKNPGRALVVTPEFQALGGKQKAVLRLLSFAPDKNQEQLFFLNVQEIPPKGPDTGRNQLSLAVRTKIKVLVRPVALKEARKQAEEKIEISKTSGGLRFKNPTPYYFAISKVSVGGKDYTRTALGTFAPFSTVELKVSNNNATSATLSYLDDYGAVSKTSKKIN, encoded by the coding sequence ATGTTCAAAAAATTAATCCCAGCAGGCGTAAGTCTGGCACTGTTATTGGGTATGAATTACGCAAATGCGGCCCTGTCGCTCAGTAATACTCGCGTGATTATTGATGGTCAATCCTCGAATTCTGTCGAAGTGATTAACGGTTCCAGCAGCCGTTACGGCGTACAGTCCTGGGTTGAAGACAGCGCAGGGAAAAACCCTGGCCGCGCACTGGTCGTCACCCCTGAGTTTCAGGCTCTGGGAGGCAAACAAAAAGCGGTGTTGCGTCTGCTCTCGTTTGCACCGGACAAAAATCAGGAACAGCTGTTTTTCCTGAATGTGCAGGAGATCCCGCCAAAAGGGCCCGATACCGGTCGCAATCAGCTTTCACTGGCGGTGAGGACAAAAATCAAAGTGCTGGTGCGCCCGGTCGCATTAAAAGAAGCGCGTAAGCAGGCTGAAGAAAAGATTGAGATATCAAAAACGTCCGGCGGATTGCGTTTCAAGAACCCGACGCCTTACTACTTTGCGATTTCTAAAGTTTCCGTGGGTGGAAAAGATTATACCCGGACCGCGCTGGGGACTTTCGCCCCCTTCAGTACGGTAGAACTCAAAGTCAGCAACAATAATGCGACGTCAGCAACGCTGAGTTATCTGGATGACTACGGTGCCGTGAGTAAAACGTCAAAAAAAATAAACTAA
- a CDS encoding response regulator produces the protein MSKSSAFDVVIVEDEPYLASLHRDFIEQNFKLRVVGIAATLEQARALLELHQPPLVLLDNFLPDGQGVELIDSPLLKSFDCSVIFITAASDMQTCSQAMRSGAFDYIIKPVSFHRLRSSLERFMQLVETKRHVKVVDQTALDRLFNLPAINIPSASSTKGIEPNTLERVQAVFTHKPDISWSVEQVVQEVGISKTTGRRYLEYCVEMGFIVVEMQYGNIGHPRRLYRKKIGA, from the coding sequence ATGAGTAAAAGCAGCGCGTTCGATGTCGTCATCGTGGAAGATGAACCCTATCTCGCCAGTTTGCATCGTGACTTTATCGAGCAAAATTTCAAACTGCGCGTGGTGGGGATTGCCGCAACGCTTGAACAGGCTCGTGCGCTACTGGAATTACATCAACCTCCGTTGGTGTTGCTCGACAACTTTTTACCCGACGGACAAGGCGTGGAGTTAATTGATAGCCCCTTGCTGAAAAGCTTCGATTGCTCCGTGATTTTCATTACAGCCGCAAGCGACATGCAAACGTGCAGCCAGGCCATGCGCAGCGGCGCGTTTGACTACATCATAAAGCCCGTCTCTTTCCACCGTCTGCGCAGTTCGCTTGAACGGTTTATGCAACTGGTAGAAACAAAGCGCCATGTGAAGGTTGTGGATCAAACAGCGTTGGACCGGCTTTTTAATCTTCCGGCTATTAATATCCCGTCAGCCTCGTCAACCAAAGGGATTGAACCCAATACGCTTGAGCGAGTACAGGCTGTTTTTACCCATAAGCCTGATATCTCCTGGTCCGTAGAGCAGGTCGTGCAAGAGGTGGGGATCAGCAAAACGACCGGTCGCCGCTATCTGGAGTATTGCGTCGAAATGGGGTTTATCGTGGTGGAGATGCAGTATGGCAATATCGGCCATCCGCGACGGCTTTACCGCAAAAAAATCGGGGCATAA
- a CDS encoding ABC transporter substrate-binding protein: MSNKLRISLITAAVLMSSSAMSALPQGYPADYQKIVDAATKEGKVVIYSTTDTKAAGPLIQGFEAAYPGIKVEYNDMNSTELYNRYISEQAASGNSGDVVWSSSMDTALKLAVDYAQEYKSPEQSQLPKWAMWKDKAYGTTYEPVVFIYNKRLIPAGEVPDSHSALAKLIASQTDKFSKKVTTYDIEKSGLGFMLSVQDSKADPNYFKTLADVAKGGLAVQSSTGTMMERVSSGENLIGFNILGSYAEARAKTDPSLGISYPKDYTLVLSRVSFISQQAQNGNAAKLWLDYVLSEKGQSILANQADIPSIRNDIEGKNDIDGMTKMLGSALKPIPVDESLLEYLQPKKRLDYIKQWREAAQK; the protein is encoded by the coding sequence ATGTCGAATAAATTACGCATCTCTCTGATTACTGCCGCTGTCCTTATGTCTTCATCTGCAATGTCTGCTTTACCGCAAGGCTACCCGGCCGACTATCAAAAAATCGTCGATGCTGCGACCAAAGAAGGGAAAGTGGTTATCTATTCCACGACCGACACAAAAGCCGCAGGCCCGCTTATTCAAGGGTTTGAAGCGGCTTATCCGGGAATAAAAGTTGAATATAACGACATGAACAGTACCGAACTGTACAACCGTTATATCAGCGAACAAGCCGCGAGTGGCAACAGTGGCGACGTGGTCTGGAGCTCTTCAATGGACACCGCGCTGAAACTGGCGGTGGACTATGCGCAAGAATATAAATCCCCTGAGCAGAGCCAGTTGCCAAAATGGGCAATGTGGAAGGATAAAGCCTACGGTACCACCTACGAACCGGTGGTGTTTATCTATAACAAACGTTTGATCCCGGCAGGCGAAGTGCCTGATTCCCATAGCGCACTGGCGAAGCTGATTGCCAGCCAGACCGACAAGTTCAGCAAAAAAGTCACCACCTACGATATCGAGAAATCGGGCCTGGGCTTTATGCTTTCCGTTCAGGACTCCAAAGCCGATCCTAACTATTTCAAAACCCTGGCTGACGTCGCCAAAGGTGGGTTAGCGGTGCAGTCTTCTACCGGCACCATGATGGAACGCGTGTCATCCGGCGAAAACCTGATTGGTTTTAACATCCTTGGCTCATACGCTGAAGCCCGCGCGAAAACCGATCCTTCACTCGGCATCTCTTATCCAAAGGATTACACCCTGGTGTTGTCACGCGTGTCGTTCATCAGCCAGCAAGCGCAAAACGGCAACGCTGCGAAACTGTGGCTGGACTATGTGCTGTCTGAAAAAGGGCAGAGTATTCTGGCAAATCAGGCTGATATCCCGTCCATCCGCAACGATATCGAAGGCAAAAACGATATTGATGGCATGACCAAAATGTTAGGCAGTGCGCTCAAACCTATCCCGGTCGATGAAAGCCTGCTTGAGTATCTGCAACCTAAAAAGCGTCTCGATTACATCAAGCAGTGGCGTGAAGCGGCTCAAAAATAA
- a CDS encoding fimbrial protein — MKKIIALLVIVLGYATNGFAAADKVCYPSSGTPGKQNFTIAKTLTKEENMANAVLVDKESTTSSGSVSFTCDCTSPNTSVSHWWSTQGMFPYTSSNGYSWQQLSPFLAASVELYIYNSGGNNMHAVPFTGISNKVSEKCGMSGSAASGSRGTVSIKIIKPAVGQINFNGTVAKMWHYRKANYINPADPVEMMVNLNLNITVPEGCTLLAGSTLNIDLGSQTRQTQFVGQPYPEPPTSYTPRAVNLQFDCDFANAALDVVLSGNADDQGQGFATSSPDVSVIVTDSNGSIIPPNTEAGKVNVGLSTITDTLKLKAYPTNSGSEVAPNAAPYTATATILLTYE, encoded by the coding sequence ATGAAAAAAATTATCGCACTATTAGTGATTGTGCTGGGCTATGCGACAAATGGATTTGCCGCAGCAGATAAGGTTTGCTATCCCTCATCTGGCACACCGGGCAAGCAGAACTTTACCATTGCCAAAACGCTGACTAAAGAAGAAAACATGGCGAATGCCGTTTTAGTAGATAAAGAAAGTACCACCAGTTCCGGTAGTGTTAGCTTCACGTGTGACTGTACCAGCCCAAATACAAGTGTTTCTCACTGGTGGTCCACTCAGGGTATGTTCCCTTATACCTCTTCTAATGGCTACTCCTGGCAGCAATTAAGCCCCTTCCTGGCCGCAAGCGTTGAGTTATATATTTATAATTCCGGTGGCAATAATATGCACGCCGTACCGTTTACCGGTATCAGCAATAAAGTATCTGAAAAATGTGGTATGAGCGGGTCTGCAGCCTCTGGTAGCAGAGGGACGGTATCTATAAAAATTATTAAACCTGCCGTTGGACAAATCAACTTCAACGGTACGGTGGCAAAAATGTGGCACTACAGGAAGGCGAATTACATCAACCCAGCCGACCCCGTCGAGATGATGGTTAATCTCAACCTTAATATCACCGTACCGGAAGGTTGTACTTTACTGGCAGGAAGTACGCTGAATATCGATCTGGGAAGCCAAACCCGGCAAACACAATTCGTTGGTCAGCCTTACCCCGAGCCGCCAACATCCTACACACCCCGTGCCGTTAATCTGCAATTTGACTGTGATTTTGCCAACGCAGCGCTTGATGTTGTGTTGTCTGGAAACGCAGACGATCAGGGCCAGGGTTTTGCAACATCAAGCCCGGATGTCTCCGTTATTGTGACAGACAGTAATGGCTCAATTATTCCTCCCAATACCGAGGCTGGCAAAGTTAATGTAGGACTTTCAACCATAACCGATACGCTGAAGTTAAAGGCTTATCCAACCAATTCAGGCTCAGAAGTCGCCCCGAATGCTGCACCGTATACGGCGACTGCAACAATCTTGTTAACTTATGAATAA